From a single Bacteroidota bacterium genomic region:
- a CDS encoding VOC family protein has protein sequence MKGIRKIHHIAIICSDYERSKKFYTEVLGLEIIRELYRTARNSHKLDLALNGEYIIELFSFPDPPPRLSRPEACGLRHLSFEVENLDEMIARLNNLQIPTEPIRTDDFTGKRFTFFQDPDQLPVELYEGEFN, from the coding sequence ATGAAAGGAATTCGTAAAATACATCATATCGCTATCATCTGTTCCGATTATGAGCGGTCGAAGAAATTCTATACTGAAGTACTCGGCCTGGAAATCATTCGCGAGCTTTATCGTACAGCACGTAATTCCCATAAACTCGATCTGGCATTAAATGGTGAATACATCATTGAACTCTTCTCATTTCCCGATCCGCCACCTCGCTTAAGCAGACCGGAAGCATGTGGATTGAGACACCTGAGTTTTGAAGTAGAGAATCTGGATGAGATGATAGCGCGTTTGAATAATTTGCAAATCCCCACCGAACCCATTCGAACAGATGACTTCACCGGAAAACGTTTCACCTTTTTTCAGGATCCGGACCAGTTGCCAGTAGAGCTGTATGAGGGCGAATTCAATTGA